The window TATCTCAATATCAAGATTGAAACTGCAACGATGGTGAATGCTAGAAGTGTGCCAACACTGACCTACATAAAACAGTACAACAGTCCAATACAGAATGGTCAATTGCATGACTTCATGCCTTGAATAATACATCTTATCGCAGTTTCTTTTCATTTATCCTTCAGATACAACTACAGAGTGAAAACTTAAAACTTGTTAAGAAAATGATAAATCCTAAAGCAATATCTTACCATTCCTGCCAGTTGTGATACATCCATGAAGAAGGCTAGGGAAGCTGCAAAAATCCCAGTTAGAATTGTGCTCTTAACCGGAACTTGAGTACGCTTGTTAACGTCTGAGAAGAAAGATGGTAACAAGCCATCTCTAGCCATCGCCATCAGTATTCTTGGCTGGTAAAAGAAGCAAGAAAAATCCAAACATCAGTAGGTTGCATTATCCTCTATTTTGTCACTTCCCAAAATTTGCTTCGACTTGAAATAAGCTATAGGCATATGAAATAATCTCAAAGGTTAGTGAATCTGTATGAGACAAGCAGAGCAGCAAACTCAAAAATATGTGTATGAGCTTGTAAAACTGACAACTTATAGCTGAGGAACTGAGTTATACTTGAATTTTTAAACAAATCTGATATTACGACAACTTATCCAGTATGTCACAAAGCTGCAAGAATCAATGTGATATTGACGCAAATTTCTCTCAACTACACCTTCATTGTTTTAATTTACACTGACTAAAGGTATAATCATACTTCCATGTATTCCCGTTTGTTCCTGTTTATTCTAAAACCTCTTGATTTCTAAAATTTCTCTATATGGATACAATCTGTCCTCTACTCTTGCTATTTAAGAGAATAGCAATAAACTTTCAAATTTTACCCATTAgctaataaaattatatagacAACTCAAGGTTCTTCCTCTCATGTGAATCTCTTGTGACAAGCAACTCACTTTTCTTCAAACATATACTTGACCATATCAACATCGAATAGATACTCCTTTCTGTCTGAAACTCATTTTATTGTGTTTTAAAACCTTTTTATTGTCTTCTTCTCTCTAAATTTCTATTAGCCAACAAGTAAACAATCATGTGGTTGATCTTGCCAACTCAAGATCAATGTATCAGAAATATTCTCATTTAATAACTTAATTCAAAAGAGTCTTTCTTGCTTGAACATATTCAGACTGGAGAGTAGGTACCGACTATAAAGTTTTTTCAGTTGGCATGTATCACAATGTTGTGTCAATCTGTTGGATCCTCAAACCCTTCTTGAATTTTCGGTTGCATTCCATAGTAAATCCTAATTAGATAGGACAATATTTGAATAAAAAGAATATAAAGATATCCTTCAGTTAGTCTATCCCATATGTTTCTATAATATCAGAAAATGCCTGAGTCTTGTATATAAACACAATGGTGTATTGCTTCCTCAAAGCAATCTATTACTGTTTGAACAATTCCATGCTTTAATAATAATACTCAGTTGCATTTCCAGAAAAGTTTTCTTTTCGATACCAATTCTTATTTTATATGATTCTATAGTTTACAGCTCTATGGCTAACCACATGACTTTCACCAAATAATTGATGAATAGTCGAAGATATAGGTAAAATAGATAGATTAGTAATTCTCATaataaaagctttcaagtttcagCATTTTGGATCTATGGGTCAACAAGAAGAGAAGTTTAAAGAAGATTCACTCATAAATAATAGTTACAGTGGAGAGGGGAAGTTGACTCATACCTGTGGGAGAAGGGAGCCCATCAAAGCTGAGCAAAGTGCAAGAACAGCACCAGATGTGATAACATACCTATTAGTATTCAAGATATACAAAGACCTAAgagaaggaacaaggattctagtaCAGAATAACTGCATATAGAATTATTGAAATGCAGATACAACTACTACTTACACTGCCCACTGCATATCATTCCTTGCAAACACAGATGCGATTGGGGTGTCGGGGTCCATGGCAAAATATGGCACCAAACCAACAATGACAACAGAAACCATCATATAGAGTAAGCAACATATGGTCACTGAAGTTGCTATTCCCAATGGCAAATCTCTTCGAGGGTTCTTAACCTGCAAAAATTTAAATGCTTAGCACAAGAAAAGAAACTAATCAAGAGAGAAGCCAAATAATAACTCTATCATTTTCAGTTTATAGAATATAGTCACGAAAGGAACTTTTGGACATCATAATGTAAATCTCATCTAAGCAACAGCTAGTCACCTAGTGCATTGATGAGCactagaagcaaaaaaaaaaaaacttacttcCTCAGCAGTGCTGGCAACAGAATCAAAACCTATGTATGAAAAGAAGACAGTTGCTGAACCAGCAAGCACTCCATTTACTCCATAAGGAAAATATCTGaagttgagaaacaaaatgagcgaGTTACAAGAATCAACTAAATTCCTGCATGAGATGTTTAAGTCTGATTACCCGTCATTAACAGTATATCCAACCCATCCAGTCTGAAAGCCAATATACCCACCAGCAATAATGACAAATAACAACACACAGACATTTGCAGCTGTGACAATTGCTTGTACAAATGAGCTCTGTGAGGCAAATCACCCAAGGTTATTATCATAACATTCTAGATAACAGGGATGGCCAGAAAACAGGAAGTAGCATACCTTCTTAATTCCCAAGCATAGTAATCCAATAACAATCAAAACAAGAACTGCAGCACATGGATCAACAACAATATCAGTGCCTGGAATGTGAGCACGTGCTAAAAATGAAGGCAGACTATCTTGTCCTCCGAAAAACAAGGcctgaaaatatttttaagaaaaaccGCATCAAGAAAACAAGTGTTAATTTACTCTCACTGCTCATAAAACTTGAATCAATTATGGTGTTTCACTAATGTTGTGAACTTGTGATTATTCTAATTAAACAGTATATGCATACAACAAAACATGGAAAAATTGCACTATTACCAACCAATGGTGTTACACTAATGTTGTGAGGATTCTAATTAACAGTTCATTCCTTGAGAAACATATGCAATAGGTTAAGAAAAAGGTGCAACCTATGGACTCCCAAAATCAAACATTACCTCTCATCCCTACAAATATCAGCACACATTGTTGACCATTAAGAAAGATTGAATATGTAATCTAACCCTAATTCTAGAAAGAATTCCATATGGGGAATTGCATGCCTTGTTCCAGTTATTACTTTGTTATACTTGTGCCATCCGAACATTACTTTGTTTGTACCCATCATGAATTAAGATATTCCAGAGGAAATGCAACTTATCAGGGAATAAGATATCTAAGTAGATTTTGCAAGTATCTTGGTTTCAgttatttgaaagaaaagaaagaaatgacAACAAATTTTGTGAAGTGAATCCTCACTGATGAgtgcaagtacaaaatatttagcCATTTTAACACCAGCTGATCATTGCTTGTATCATTCCAAACATCTTTGCATCAGAATGTGTTAGCTTCAGAATATAAAATATGCCAATATTGTTCCAAGACATGAGTGCATCAGATATACAAGCTCAAGTGTGATACGCTACAGAGTCATAATGAACATGCCTAATATAAATACATTATGGTGCTTATTGTATATAAGTGAGGGATTGACTTAAGTGAAAGATGAGTGAAATAATAAAGTTTTACTTACCAAATTTGGGGATATGCCACGTGCAACAGCTGCTCCACCAATCGTATATTCCAGAATAAGAGCCCAACCAATCAACCAAGCAACACTAACAATAAGATTAACAAAGAGTCAGAATACCCAGAAGACTATTGGTACTGGCACAATTAATTGATGCCATCATTCTATTCATAACAATATTTGTTTTCAGTCACTAGTATACTTTACACTCTCTGAACTGCTGAAGGTAAATATTATCAGATATAGTTTGCCTTTTTGAGATTAATCTTTAATTGACTTATCtaatatatcataaataaataaaaatgcaaGCTGATTCTTTTATAAACTCAAAAATTTACCCTTCCCCAACACAGATGTATGAATAGTGATAGGCACTCCCTGCAGAAGGGCAGCGACTCGCAAGCTCCGCATAGCAGAAAGCAGAAAGAGCAGCTGCTATCCCAGCTATCAGAAAAGAAATGGCCAAAGCTGGTCCAGCATGTTCTCTGGCAACAGTTCCAACAAGAACATAGACTCCAGCACCTATTGTCGCACCAACACCTGGAACACAGGAACTGAAATTTTTTAAGAGACATTGCCTAACATTATAAAGTCAGGCTTGAAAATTTTACACGAGCATGGAAGCATGGAAAGCAAGTTACAAACTACTAACCTTGGAATACTAAAAGCTGAGCATAATCATTTTCTAGCACTCAGTGGTCACAACAAAATCAAA of the Musa acuminata AAA Group cultivar baxijiao chromosome BXJ3-2, Cavendish_Baxijiao_AAA, whole genome shotgun sequence genome contains:
- the LOC103975685 gene encoding cationic amino acid transporter 2, vacuolar yields the protein MGFEGGSGKVGGGAGARFRFLTRRKQVDSDRVRNRGGYYQLAKALSVPELVAIGVGATIGAGVYVLVGTVAREHAGPALAISFLIAGIAAALSAFCYAELASRCPSAGSAYHYSYICVGEGVAWLIGWALILEYTIGGAAVARGISPNLALFFGGQDSLPSFLARAHIPGTDIVVDPCAAVLVLIVIGLLCLGIKKSSFVQAIVTAANVCVLLFVIIAGGYIGFQTGWVGYTVNDGYFPYGVNGVLAGSATVFFSYIGFDSVASTAEEVKNPRRDLPLGIATSVTICCLLYMMVSVVIVGLVPYFAMDPDTPIASVFARNDMQWAVYVITSGAVLALCSALMGSLLPQPRILMAMARDGLLPSFFSDVNKRTQVPVKSTILTGIFAASLAFFMDVSQLAGMVSVGTLLAFTIVAVSILILRYVPPDEVPLPSSLRESIDSVSFRYSVRQNNAEKTDPIGIKNSDQNQCDVSSQAIIKESVEYPLMVKDNNQDDSDEQTRRRKAAWSIASICVGVLFLTTSASYSFVPVFVRYLACSIGGLLVLGGLVVLSWIDQDDGRHKFGHAGGFICPFVPFLPVCCILVNAYLLVNLGAGTWLRVSSWLLVGVLVYLFYGRSHSSLTDVVYVPAAHVDEIYKTSENVV